The DNA sequence GCCCGCACCATCCGCATCCCGGTGCACATGGTCGAGGTCATCAACAAGCTCGCCCGCGTGCAGCGCCAGATGCTCCAGGACCTGGGCCGCGAGCCCACCCCGGAGGAGCTCGCCAAGGAGCTGGACATGACGCCCGAGAAGGTCGTCGAGGTCCAGAAGTACGGCCGTGAGCCCATCTCGCTGCACACCCCGCTCGGCGAGGACGGCGACTCCGAGTTCGGCGACCTCATCGAGGACTCCGAGGCCGTCGTGCCGGCCGACGCGGTCTCGTTCACGCTGCTTCAGGAGCAGCTGCACCAGGTGCTCGACACCCTCTCGGAGCGCGAGGCGGGCGTCGTCTCGATGCGGTTCGGCCTGCAGGACGGTCAGCCCAAGACGCTCGACGAGATCGGCAAGGTCTACGGCGTGACGCGTGAGCGCATCCGCCAGATCGAGTCCAAGACGATGTCGAAGCTGCGCCACCCCTCACGCTCCCAGGTCCTGCGCGACTACCTGGACTGACCCGCGGCTCACGCCGACGAAGGCCTGTGCCCCCAGGGGCGCAGGCCTTCGTGCGTGTCACGCGCGGCCGGGCACGGGCTCCCACGGCGCGTCGAGGACGCCGTCGGGGTCGAACTTCTGGCGCAGCTCGGTGAGCCGAGCCAACGCCGGAGCGCTCCAGGCGGCGCGCAGCGCCTGAGCGGAGCGCGCGTCGCGCGGGTCGCCCAGGTCACGGGCGGCCCCACCCGTCGTCCACGGGGACAGGGCGTCGATCAGCGCGTCGGCTCCCGCCTGCTCGACGGCGCTCGCGCGCAGGCTGAAGGCCGCGTCCCGCCCGGGGACGCACCCGGGGATGGGTGCCTGCCGGCCGAGCGCGCCGCCCTGGAGCCGCAGGCGCGCCGTCGTGCCCTGCGCCGCGGCGTCCATCGCGGCGACGACGCCGTCGAGGACGGCGTCGGGCATCGAGGCCAGGAGTGCGCCGCGCGCGGGACCGCGCTCAGGCGCAAGCTCGCGCAGGAGTCGGTGCGCGCGGTCGGCCGGGAGGTCCGCCAGCGTGCTGCGCCCGGGCGCGGGAACGGTCTCGCGCAGCTCGGCGATCAGCGCCCGCCCCTCGGCGGGGTCTCCGGCGTGGGCGAACCGCACGGCGAGCGCCAACCCCTCGCCGCCCACGGCCGTGAGCGCCACACCCGTCGACATCGACTCGGGCAGTCCGTCGAGCCACGCGCCCCAGCGGCTCAGGACGGTCGCGACGCGCGACGCCGGCCCCGGGCCGTACCACCAGGCGCCCGCGTACAGCGTCGTGAGTGGGACGAGGCCGAGGGACAT is a window from the Xylanimonas ulmi genome containing:
- a CDS encoding FAD-binding oxidoreductase; amino-acid sequence: MSSLEPTEGPSPRAATGGSTRLRVATPDDVTRALRAAAAAGRRVTTAAARPGADVLDLTAFDTTTLTPSRQSVEVGAGVTWERLIASIAPHRLAVLAGEDLARPTVADTLAGAVGPLARTFGLACDHVLSVDLVTPDGDCRTVSPETDQELFCALRGGVEGLGVPIGMSLGLVPLTTLYAGAWWYGPGPASRVATVLSRWGAWLDGLPESMSTGVALTAVGGEGLALAVRFAHAGDPAEGRALIAELRETVPAPGRSTLADLPADRAHRLLRELAPERGPARGALLASMPDAVLDGVVAAMDAAAQGTTARLRLQGGALGRQAPIPGCVPGRDAAFSLRASAVEQAGADALIDALSPWTTGGAARDLGDPRDARSAQALRAAWSAPALARLTELRQKFDPDGVLDAPWEPVPGRA